The following DNA comes from Aerosakkonema funiforme FACHB-1375.
GTTAATTGCCGTTGACAGAAGAAACAGCCACCGCAGGCAATGGGAAAGGGAACGACTACGCGATCGCCTATTTTGACATTCTTGACTTCACTGCCCAGTTCAACGACTTCCCCCATGAATTCGTGCCCCAAGATGTCCCCTTGTTCCATCGTGGGGATGTAGCCGTCATAAAGATGCAGATCGGAACCGCAAATCGCCGTTGTTGTGATTTTAACGATGGCATCACGGGGATTGATGATTTTGGGATCGGGTACGGTTTCGACTCCCACTTTATTGTTGCCTTGCCAGCAAACTGCTTTCATTGTTTTTTCCTTTGTTGTTTGTTGCTAGTGCGATCGCTTATCGTTTTAGGCTTTAACGTCTTTAAGATGCTTTATGAAGCGCGGCAAGTTCTCAAATGTTATGCCACAAATTTGTCCAAACAGCGACTTAGTTAGAGTTATAGTTGAACGCTAATTACTTCTAATCTTTCAATAGTCTTAATTTGGATAGATTTCGCTATTACAAAAGTAGTAGTTTCCCAACCTTCGGATATTTGTATAAAAAAATACTTGTTGATTTAACAAAACTTACTGACTCGGCCAGAAACCTGGGTTGCTGGCAATTTTTCCAACGAAATGTGTAATAATAACATATTATTACTAAAATGCGTAAATTTTTAGGAAAGGTAAAAAATGACAGATGAACGTACTGAAGTATTAGCAGCCAACGAAGCTTTTTATCGAGCTTTTGAGAAAAAAGACATGGAAGCTATGAGTGCCGTTTGGTCGCAGGGAATTGCCACAGTTTGCATTCACCCCGGACGCAAGGCGCTCAAAGGATGGAAAGAGATTCGCTCTGCTTGGCAAACTATATTTAAAAACACTCAATACTTAGAAATTGACACAAATATTGTCACCACAGAGGTTCGCAACAATATCGGTTACGTCATCCTGGTAGAAAATGTTTTGCAAGTAAACTCT
Coding sequences within:
- a CDS encoding nuclear transport factor 2 family protein; translation: MTDERTEVLAANEAFYRAFEKKDMEAMSAVWSQGIATVCIHPGRKALKGWKEIRSAWQTIFKNTQYLEIDTNIVTTEVRNNIGYVILVENVLQVNSGRKVQAKSTATNIFEFMGGKWYLIHHHGSPLMG